The following coding sequences are from one Vulpes vulpes isolate BD-2025 chromosome 12, VulVul3, whole genome shotgun sequence window:
- the LOC112926041 gene encoding large ribosomal subunit protein eL43-like translates to MALGVLQKDGWDLVGGDIAKCTKKVRIVGKYRTRYGASLRKMVKKIEISQHAKYTCSFCGKTKMKRRAVDIWHCGSCMKTIASGAWTYNTTSAITVKSAIRLKELKDQ, encoded by the exons ATGGCACTGGGTGTCCTCCAGAAGGATGG CTGGGACCTAGTTGGTGGTGACATAGCCAAATGCACCAAGAAGGTCAGAATCGTGGGTAAATACAGGACCCGGTATGGTGCCTCCCTCAGGAAAATGGTAAAGAAGATTGAAATTAGCCAGCACGCCAAGTACACCTGCTCCTTCTGTGGTAAAACCAAGATGAAAAGGCGAGCTGTGGACATCTGGCATTGTGGCTCCTGCATGAAGACCATAGCCAGTGGCGCCTGGACCTACAACACCACTTCTGCCATCACAGTAAAGTCAGCCATCAGACTAAAGGAGTTGAAAGACCAGTAA